The region ACTGTTAGAAAGCGGTGTAAAAGCAGTTGCTTATGAAACCATCACCGATAAAGACGGAAATCTTCCTTGCCTTCGTCCTATGAGCCAGATTGCAGGCAGATTAAGTATTCAGGAAGGTGCAAAATACTTAGAAAAATGCTTTGGCGGTCGCGGTATCTTGTTAGGCGGTGTTCCCGGTGTGGAACGCGGTAAAATCGCTATCATTGGTGGCGGTATCGCAGGTACTTATGCAGCAAAAGCAGCTGTGGGCAGTGATGCTCAGGTTACTTTATTAGATGTAAACTTAAATCGTCTGTCTTACCTGGAAGATGTGTTTGGTGCATCTGTTACCACCTTGTATTCCAACGAAGCAAACATCAGAAAAGTGTTGCAGGAAGCAGATCTGGTAATCGGTTCTGTACTGATTCCCGGTGGAAAAACTCCCAAACTGATTCGGAAAGAACACTTAAAACTGATGAAAAAAGGTGCGGTTATCGTGGATATCGCAATCGACCAGGGCGGTTGTTGCGAAACTTCTCACGTTACCACCCACGAAAATCCTGTATTTATTGAAGAAGGAATCGTGCATTACTGTGTGGGTAATATGCCCGGCGCAGTGCCTTACACTTCTACCATGGCATTATCCAATGCAACCTTCCCCTATGCAAGAATGATTGCGAATATGGGCTTGGAAGCAGCTATCAAAAAAGATGCAGGCTTAATGAATGGTGTGAATGTGTATGCACATAAATGTACCAACGAAAACGTTGCCAAAAGTTTAGGTTACGATTTTGTTGATGTAAAAGAATTGATCTAAGAAAATATGAAATTAAAAATGACAATACTGTAACAAGTATTGTCATTTTTTTATTGTTGTGTTAGAATAAACAGAAAGAAATACTATCCTATCGATATACAAGGAGAAATTATTATGTAT is a window of Oscillospiraceae bacterium DNA encoding:
- the ald gene encoding alanine dehydrogenase; its protein translation is MVIGTTKEIKNHEYRVGLIPDNAAVLVKDGHTVYVETNAGAGVGFTDEMYAAAGATILKTPGEVFEKCEMIIKVKEPEECEYKYLREGQILYTYLHIAPNPALGNALLESGVKAVAYETITDKDGNLPCLRPMSQIAGRLSIQEGAKYLEKCFGGRGILLGGVPGVERGKIAIIGGGIAGTYAAKAAVGSDAQVTLLDVNLNRLSYLEDVFGASVTTLYSNEANIRKVLQEADLVIGSVLIPGGKTPKLIRKEHLKLMKKGAVIVDIAIDQGGCCETSHVTTHENPVFIEEGIVHYCVGNMPGAVPYTSTMALSNATFPYARMIANMGLEAAIKKDAGLMNGVNVYAHKCTNENVAKSLGYDFVDVKELI